The genomic region ATGTCTTTCTTACACAGTTTGAAGCGAATCTCGACGCAACTTATGAGGCGATAAAACTCGCCAGGGACTCCGGAGCAAGAGTCTTGCTAAATCCCGCACCCGTAAAGGAATTTGATCATTCGATCCTCAAATATGTCGACGTTATTATGCCAAACGAGATAGAGGCCAGTCTCATGACAGGAATTCCCCTCGACGGCATGGATTCGATCGAGGCTATAGCATCTGAATTGAAGAAGTCGGTGGACACTGTACTCATAACTCTGGGAGGAAAGGGAGTTTACTGCCCATCAGTAAATGCAGGACTCGTCCCCGCCTGCAGAGTGAAGACTATCGATACAACCGGAGCTGGAGATGCATTTGCCGGTGTCTTTGCGGCATATCTCTCGAGGGGAGAGGGATTGGAGAGATCTATTGACTACGCCCGTGCCGGGGCGGCCATTTCCACTACTAGATTCGGAACTTCCCCTTCAATGCCTGAAAGGGAAGAAATCGAAGCTCTCGTTAATGAGATGATCGGGGGCGATAAGAAATGAAATACGTCATCGCATACGATCTGGGAACTACCGGGAACAAGGCGACACTCTATGGAGTAGACGGGAAGCTCCTGGCGAGTTCTTTCTCAGGTTACAAGACCTATCATCCCGGTCCGAATCAGGTAGAGCAGGATCCTCTGGAGTGGTGGGAGTCCGTCAAAAAGACGACCTCG from Mesotoga infera harbors:
- a CDS encoding ribokinase: VFLTQFEANLDATYEAIKLARDSGARVLLNPAPVKEFDHSILKYVDVIMPNEIEASLMTGIPLDGMDSIEAIASELKKSVDTVLITLGGKGVYCPSVNAGLVPACRVKTIDTTGAGDAFAGVFAAYLSRGEGLERSIDYARAGAAISTTRFGTSPSMPEREEIEALVNEMIGGDKK